The following coding sequences are from one Devosia yakushimensis window:
- a CDS encoding DUF1489 family protein, protein MIHMVKLCVGVSSLEELESYRDERAHWWGADYGEDVHVHRTRMRPKRAEEMEGISSIYWVIAGAIVCRQPILRLAQYTDEEGKDYCDIIMSPDMVRTVPYPKRPFQGWRYLRPEDAPPDLGANENADSLALAADLAKLGLI, encoded by the coding sequence ATGATCCACATGGTCAAACTCTGCGTCGGGGTATCGAGCCTTGAGGAGCTGGAAAGCTATCGCGACGAGCGGGCCCATTGGTGGGGTGCCGACTATGGCGAGGACGTGCATGTGCACCGCACCCGCATGCGGCCCAAGCGCGCCGAGGAAATGGAAGGCATTTCCTCGATCTATTGGGTGATCGCCGGCGCCATCGTCTGCCGCCAGCCCATCCTGCGGCTGGCGCAATATACCGATGAAGAGGGCAAGGATTACTGCGACATCATCATGAGCCCCGACATGGTGCGCACCGTGCCCTATCCCAAGCGCCCCTTCCAGGGCTGGCGCTATCTCCGCCCGGAAGACGCTCCGCCGGACCTGGGCGCCAACGAGAACGCGGATTCTCTGGCGCTGGCCGCGGACCTGGCGAAGCTGGGGCTGATCTGA
- a CDS encoding glutathione S-transferase family protein has product MILFGGRLSPFVRRVTVSLALQGRPFERRIVNVLQPDFGGITEANPLGRVPVLRLDDGMDLIETSAIIDYLDQTAQPGTRLFPETGESRIVALQTAGYANGVSEKGVALVYEAIRRPAALQWPDWRDRLSQQITAGLDHLETLAATAEWPANDHPKGAIIAMVCAYDFIATAHPALTRQTRPVLAALSAKANALPAFANSYPVMS; this is encoded by the coding sequence ATGATTCTCTTCGGCGGCCGACTTTCCCCATTTGTCCGGCGCGTCACCGTTTCGCTTGCGCTGCAAGGCCGCCCATTCGAGCGTCGCATCGTCAATGTGCTGCAACCCGATTTTGGAGGCATCACCGAAGCAAATCCGCTGGGCCGGGTTCCCGTTCTGCGCCTCGATGACGGCATGGATCTGATCGAGACTTCGGCGATCATCGATTATCTCGACCAGACGGCCCAGCCCGGCACCCGCCTGTTTCCGGAAACCGGCGAAAGCAGGATCGTGGCCCTCCAGACCGCAGGCTATGCCAATGGCGTGTCCGAAAAAGGCGTCGCACTGGTCTATGAGGCCATCCGCCGCCCCGCGGCCCTCCAATGGCCGGATTGGCGCGACCGCCTGAGCCAGCAGATAACGGCAGGCCTGGACCACCTCGAAACCCTTGCCGCCACCGCCGAATGGCCGGCCAATGACCACCCCAAGGGCGCCATCATCGCCATGGTTTGCGCCTATGATTTCATCGCGACGGCGCATCCGGCCCTGACGCGGCAGACCAGACCCGTGCTGGCCGCGCTCTCGGCCAAGGCCAACGCCCTGCCCGCCTTCGCGAATAGCTATCCGGTCATGAGCTGA
- a CDS encoding division plane positioning ATPase MipZ, with product MGQGAHVIVVGNEKGGSGKSTTAFHLAIYLMHHGHRVATIDVDSRQQTFTHYVRNRRAWTRDRELNVPNPKHFHLPTAWGDSIKDNQKAELAVFRKAIAEVDGTVDYLVIDTPGFDTNLTRLAHTMADTLVTPLNDSLIDLNVLARVDPETGEPIETSHYARLVQRARSERLAADGKSIDWILVRNRISMLGSRNANQVHATLERIGARFGCRVADGIAERVIFRSLFASGMTVFDPLEEVALGGTPSMSHVSARQEYRNLVGALQLPVRDRMAA from the coding sequence ATGGGGCAGGGCGCACATGTCATTGTGGTGGGCAATGAAAAGGGCGGGTCGGGCAAGTCGACCACGGCCTTTCACCTGGCCATCTATCTGATGCACCATGGCCACCGCGTCGCGACCATCGATGTGGACAGCCGCCAGCAGACCTTTACCCATTATGTGCGCAACCGGCGCGCCTGGACGCGGGATCGGGAGCTCAATGTTCCCAATCCCAAGCATTTCCACCTGCCGACGGCCTGGGGCGATTCCATCAAGGACAATCAGAAGGCCGAATTGGCCGTGTTCCGCAAAGCCATTGCCGAGGTAGACGGCACGGTGGACTATCTGGTCATCGACACGCCCGGCTTCGATACCAATCTGACCCGGCTGGCCCACACCATGGCCGATACGCTGGTGACCCCGCTCAATGACAGCCTTATCGATCTCAACGTGCTTGCGCGGGTCGATCCCGAGACCGGCGAGCCGATCGAAACCAGCCATTATGCGCGGCTGGTGCAGCGCGCCCGGTCGGAGCGGCTGGCGGCCGATGGCAAGAGCATAGACTGGATACTGGTGCGCAACCGCATTTCCATGCTGGGCTCGCGCAATGCCAATCAGGTGCATGCAACGCTGGAGCGCATCGGCGCGCGGTTTGGCTGCCGGGTGGCCGACGGCATTGCCGAGCGCGTGATTTTCCGCTCGCTCTTTGCCAGCGGAATGACGGTATTCGATCCGCTGGAGGAGGTGGCGCTGGGCGGCACCCCATCCATGTCGCATGTGAGTGCGCGGCAGGAATACCGCAATCTGGTGGGTGCCCTGCAATTGCCGGTACGCGACCGCATGGCGGCTTAG